GCGTCTTTCGTGAGGCGATTATCCCCAACGAAGAGTATTATACCTTCGCGCTGTTCGAGTTCAAGTTCAACACCGAACACTTCGCCGACAGCTGGCGAGACGCGATGACGCACATCAAAGAAGACAAGCACACCCTGTTTTTCTTCCTCTCCGACGGGGAGTATCAGTGGAAGACCGTCATGATGTTCCGCAGCTCCGAAGAGATTTCGAAGTGGATCCACAACTGCTACAAGGAACACGGCGACGTGATCGCGAATATCCGAAACTCGTCGGTCCACAACGTGCTGAAATTCCGGACGGACCCGCGAATCTACGAGGATCTGCGGGAGGAACAGTACGAGTAGGATTCGACCGTCGCGCTCGAGCACCGTCTCCGAAACGGTACGCCCGAGACCCGAACCCGAGTCGATTACGTCTCGTTCTCGCCCACGTCCGTGTCCCGAAACAGCCGATACGTGGTCCGACCGACGGCTGCCTCGCCGTCGGAACCGGTGACGGAGACCTCCGTGACACCGGTCGTCCCGCCGGCTCGTACTACGGACGCTTCGGCGCGGAGATTACCCGTCGCCGGGCGGAGATACGAGACGTTGAGGTCGGTCGTCGTCAGGCGCGCCTGACTCGGCACCTCGAAGGTCGTCCGCAGTGCAAACGCGCTGGCGGTATCGATCAGGGTCGCGACGATGCCGCCGTGGACCGGATCGTAGCCGTCGTTTCCGACCGGATTCTCGAACTCTTCGTCGTGGTCGATGGTCAGGACGGCCGTCCCGTCCTCGAGTTGGTCGACACTGATGTCGAGCCACGACAGATAGCCGTGGCGCTCGACGAACGACGCCCACTCGGGCCAGTCGGTCGATGGATCCGGTTTCGGCTCCGGTTCAGGTTCCGGCGACATCTACTCGCCTTCGAACTCGGGCTCGCGATCCTCGGCGAATGCCATGGTCCCCTCGAGTACGTCGTCCGTGCTGGTCAAGAGCCCGAAGCCCTGGCTCTCCATGGTCAGGGCGGCCTCGAGGCTCGCGTCTTCGCCCTCGTTCATGACCTTCTTGGCAACTTCGAGGCCGATCGGCGGGCCGTTACGGAGGTCGTCGACGAACTCGTCGACGGTGTCCTCGAACGCCTCGCGATCGACGGATCGGTTGATCAGGCCCCAGTCTTCGGCGCGGTCGGCGTCGATGTGTTCGCCGCGGAAGACCATCTCTTTCGCGCGAGTTTCGCCGAGAACGCGGAGGAGTCGTTGCGTACCGCCGCCGCCGGGGATCAGGCCGAGATTGATCTCTGGAGCACCGAACTCCGAGCGCTCGGTTGCGAGTCGCAGATCGCAGGCCAGTGCGAGTTCGAGTCCGGCACCGAGACAGTAGCCGTCGACTTTCGCGACGACGGGCCGCGGGAAGTCGTTGACCGTCTCGAAGGCCGGCGTGACGTCCATCAGGTCGGTCGGTTCGACGCCGCTAAAGCCGGAGATATCCGCCCCGGCGCTGAACGCGCGGTCGCCCGCCCCCTCGATTACCGCACACCGAACCTCGTCGGTGTCGACCGACGAGAACAGGTCGTCGATTTCCTTGAGCAGGTCGCCCGAGAGGGCGTTCATGCGAGACGGCCGGTCGAGTTCGACTCGCAACACGCCGTCCTCGAGTTCCGCGTTGAGGTCGTGATAGGAGTCGAGTCCGCCGTCGTCGCCGTCGTACTCGTAGAAGCCTTCGCCGGCCTCCTCGCCGGTCTTGCCCTCCTCGACGAGTTCCTCGAGGTACGGGTGTGGCTCGAAGCGGTCGGAGCCGGTCTCCTCGTACAGGGTCTCGAGCTTCTCGAGAACCTTGTCGAGACCGATCTTATCGGCCCGGCGACAGATCCCTTCGGGGAAGCCCAGACCGAGTTGGACGCCGGTGTCAACTTCTTCGGGTTTGGCGACGCCCTCGCCGACGAGGAAGGCCGCGCGGTTGATCATGCGAGCCTCGACGCGCAGCCAGTCGAAGTCGCCCTCGTCGTCGGGCTGGTAGTCTGCGCCGTCGCCGTCCTCGTAGTCGTAAAAGCCCTTGCCGGTCTTCTGGCCGAGTTCCTCGGCTTCGACCTTCTCCTCCGTGATCGGCGGGATCGGGCTGCCACCCTCCTTGCGGACGTGATAGCCGACGTCGATGCCAGTCAGGTCGCCGAGTTCGAACGGCCCCATCGGGTAGCCGCGCTCGTGGGCCATGGTGGCGTCGGCCTCCCGAATCGTCGCCTCGCCCTCCGAGACCATGAACGCGGGTTCGCCGCCGAAGGGGCCGACGATGGTGTTGACGACGAAGCCGCGGACGTCCTTGCGGACGTAGATCGGCGTCTTGTCGATCGACTCGACCCACTCGTAGCCGGCTTCGGCCGCCTCGTCGCTGGTGTCTTCGCCGTAGATGACCTCGACGAGGTCCATCTTGACCGGCGGGTTGAAGAAGTGCAGGCCGAGCACGCGCTCGGACGTGTCGACGACCTCAGCGATGTCCGAAATCGGCAGGCTCGAGGTGTTCGTCGCGAGCAGCGTCTCCTCGTCGCAGTACTCCTCGAGATCGCTGAAGATGTCGTGTTTCAGGTCGAGGTTCTCGGGCGCGGCCTCGATGACGAGGTCGGCGTCGGCGACGGCCTCCTCGAGGTCGGTCGTCGTCTCGATCCGGCCGAGAACCTCGTCGGCGGATTCGTCGATCAGGTCCTTCTCCTCGAGTTTCTCGAGGCTCCAGGCGATCGATTCGTAGCCGTCCTCGACGAACTCGTCTTTGATGTCGCGCATCGTGACATCGTAGCCGGCCATCGCGGTCACTTCGGTGATCCCGTGTCCCATGTTGCCCGCGCCCAGCACGGCGACGCGGTCGATGCTGTCCAGTGACATGGTCGTGTGATCTACCGGAATCGTCTTAATACCACCGACAGCGAATTAGCAATGTTAAGCACGTTGTTTCCGGTTGTTCCGTGCGTATGGTGTTTCGATGTTGGGGTGAACTTCGGTAACGGTGACTCGAGTCTATTCCCCAATATTGTAACGGATGCTAATCAGAATGAGCGGACTCTGGTAGGATGGACGGAATGGTATTGACATCCTGTACATGTCGAGTGCTGAAAGTCGCTCTGCGGTGGCACGCGCTGTCGGCTGCCGAACGAAAGTGAGGGCAGCCGGCGATATCACGTGAGGTGAGGAGTGGACGGGGAAAGACGACCCGTATGCGAGCGAGTCGTCTGGGGAGGACGTGGAAGTCCCTGAGTTCTCCTCACTACAGAAAACGTGGAGTCATGTCTTATCTTTTTCTCGGTGTTGCTGGATGTTCCACTTCCAAATATACCACGTAGGAACCCCAATTATCAGGAGGCCCATGATAGTGTAAACGGCCATTGCAAGGGTTTCCATCATTGTATCACTACTACCGCAACACTCCAATGAGTTTTTCTGATAGGATTTTTAGCTTGTATCCCCAGTAACAAGACGCGCTAACGTACCCGGCAGGGAATCATTGGTCAGTATGCATGTGTAGCGAGCAGTAGTTTCGTGGAATCAGGCGTCTAAAGAAGGGGATTTCAACAGAGCCAACCTGGCCGCTAGGGACTGCCACGCCCTCCCCAACCGATATCTTCTCACGGGCGCTGCGGGACGGCTCTGCCGTCGTCTCACGGGTGCCACGCACCCGTTCGACTGCTCGCGGAACTGAAGGTTCCGCGCTCGTCCCGACAGCCGCGACGCATAGCGCCGCGCACTGCCCGTTCGAATGGTCCGCCGAACCGTTGGTTCCGCGCTACGCTCGTTTCACTCGCTCGTCCCTCGCAATTCGAACCGCGACGGGGTCGCGGTTCAGCGCGCCAACAGCCTTCGCTGCGACCGCTCGAGCAGAGTCGGCCGTAAAAAGAAAGCCAGGTCTTCGCTCGAAAGCCCGTTAGAGCGGCTCGTCGCCGTCGATGATCCGCTTCGCGCGATCGGCCAGCGCCGGAACCCGTTCTTCCATCTTTGGGTACATCGGGTTGTCGCTGTTGCCCTCGAGATACCGTCGGAAGAACATCTCGCCGAGACCGGCCAGCTTGTAGACGGCGAGCGTGCGGTAGAACCGCTCGTGTTCGAACTCGAGCCCGGTGAGGTCCTCCCAGCGGGAAACGAGTTCGGGTCGGCTGGAGTACCCCTTCCGCTCCATGAATCGGGTGGTGAGTTCGGGGATCGACGGCTCGGGATCCTTCGCGTCGCGCCAGTAGGAGAGCATCCAGCCCAGATCGGCGCGCGGGTCGCCGAGGGTGGACATCTCCCAGTCGAAGACGGCGATCAGTTCGGGCAGCTGCTCGCGGGCATCGCCCGCTCGCCCGTTCGGGGACGCGTTGCGTCCCCCGCCCGGCGCGAACATGACGTTGTCGAGTTTGTAGTCGCCGTGGACGAGCGTGTGTGGGTGGTCCTCGGGGACGTTGTCCCTGAGCCAGTCGCCGACCTCGTAGAGGACGGGTACCTCCCGTTCGTCTTCGGTGACCTCGAACGCCCACGACAGCTGTTTGCTCCAGCGGTCGACCTGGCGCTGGGTGTAGCCGGCTGGCCGGCCGAACTCGCCGAGACCGATCTCCTCGTAATCGAGTCGGTGGATCTTCGCGAGCGTGTCGACGAGTTCCTCGCCGATCCGTTCGCGCTGCTCGGGTTCGGCGAACCGCTCCGGTTCGTCCTCCCGGAGCACGTCGCCCTCGAGTCGATCCATGACGTAGAAGTCGCTGCCGATGATGTCGTGGTCCTCGCAGGCGAGTACCGGGGTGGGTACCGGGACATCGGTGTCGGCGACCGCATTCATTACGCTGTACTCCCGGATGACGTCGTGGGCCGTGTCGGCAGTCTCACCCGGCGGCGGCCGGCGGATGACCAGTTCGCGGTCACCCCACGTGACGAACAGCGTTTCGTTCGAATGCCCTTCCTGATGCCGCTCGACGTCGTAGTCGTCCGCCTCTCCGAGGTGCTTCTCGAGGTACGCGGCGAGTGCGTCCTCGTCGACGAGACGTTCGTAGTAGTTCTCGCTCATAGTGGCTGGTGAACTCCGTCCGATCGGACGACTGCAGTGTCGTCTCTCGAACGCTGGTTCGTACTGATGGTGTACGGTACCATTACTTCTCTGCTTAACGAAAGTAGTTTCGGGTGTAATTGAGTCTAACATCGTTGGGGTGTTGGGCGATGCCACTTTTCTCGTACGAGTTGGATCTATCGCACTGATGCTTCGCCGTCCCCGAGTGGACCGCGACACGTCGGGCAGGCGCGCACACTTCGGCTTCAGGGACGGCCCGTGGTCAAAACCCTGGTCGCTTCGACGGGTCGATCGAACGGGTGGTCACTGCGTACGCTGCACACGGCCATCGTTATCCCAAACCCTTTTGAGCGGAACTGACTAACTGGTTAGTCAAGTGACGAAGAAACGCAGCGACGGTCCCAGCAACTCGAGACCGACCGATCGTCGAGGTCTCGCCAACCGATCGAACGAAACCGACGGGCGCGGGTCGTAGCGTCGTGGGCTCGAAGAATCCCGTTCGACGACTGCGAGACGCCGTGAGCGGCGCGGAGACGAGCCGTTCCATCGTGATCGGCGCGGTCATCCTGAGTACGTTCTTCGTCGGCTTTGGCGGCGGCGTGATCTTCCCGATCCTGCCGAACCTCGGCATCGTCCTCGGCATCTCGCCGTTTCTCGTCGGCATCATCCTCAGCGCGAACCGCTTCTCGCGACTGTTCGCGAACGCGCCGGCCGGCGTGCTCGTCGACCGTGTCGGCACGCGCAAACCGTTCGTCGCCGGGATGATCGTCCAGTCAGTCGCGACGTTCGGCTACGTCGTCGCCATGATCTCGGCACGGCCCGAGTTGTGGTTCCTCCCGGATATTCCCGCGGCGTGGTTCCTCGGCTCGAGGATCATCTGGGGGGTCGGAAGTGCAGCCGTCTTCGCGACCGCGTACACGATCGCGTC
Above is a window of Natronorubrum tibetense GA33 DNA encoding:
- a CDS encoding winged helix-turn-helix domain-containing protein → MTDDESPNWDFKDRDIAILCELSDDPQLSSRELTSVLKSEYDIDVSHVTVSESIRRMRDEGVFREAIIPNEEYYTFALFEFKFNTEHFADSWRDAMTHIKEDKHTLFFFLSDGEYQWKTVMMFRSSEEISKWIHNCYKEHGDVIANIRNSSVHNVLKFRTDPRIYEDLREEQYE
- a CDS encoding PaaI family thioesterase, whose product is MSPEPEPEPKPDPSTDWPEWASFVERHGYLSWLDISVDQLEDGTAVLTIDHDEEFENPVGNDGYDPVHGGIVATLIDTASAFALRTTFEVPSQARLTTTDLNVSYLRPATGNLRAEASVVRAGGTTGVTEVSVTGSDGEAAVGRTTYRLFRDTDVGENET
- a CDS encoding 3-hydroxyacyl-CoA dehydrogenase/enoyl-CoA hydratase family protein, with product MSLDSIDRVAVLGAGNMGHGITEVTAMAGYDVTMRDIKDEFVEDGYESIAWSLEKLEEKDLIDESADEVLGRIETTTDLEEAVADADLVIEAAPENLDLKHDIFSDLEEYCDEETLLATNTSSLPISDIAEVVDTSERVLGLHFFNPPVKMDLVEVIYGEDTSDEAAEAGYEWVESIDKTPIYVRKDVRGFVVNTIVGPFGGEPAFMVSEGEATIREADATMAHERGYPMGPFELGDLTGIDVGYHVRKEGGSPIPPITEEKVEAEELGQKTGKGFYDYEDGDGADYQPDDEGDFDWLRVEARMINRAAFLVGEGVAKPEEVDTGVQLGLGFPEGICRRADKIGLDKVLEKLETLYEETGSDRFEPHPYLEELVEEGKTGEEAGEGFYEYDGDDGGLDSYHDLNAELEDGVLRVELDRPSRMNALSGDLLKEIDDLFSSVDTDEVRCAVIEGAGDRAFSAGADISGFSGVEPTDLMDVTPAFETVNDFPRPVVAKVDGYCLGAGLELALACDLRLATERSEFGAPEINLGLIPGGGGTQRLLRVLGETRAKEMVFRGEHIDADRAEDWGLINRSVDREAFEDTVDEFVDDLRNGPPIGLEVAKKVMNEGEDASLEAALTMESQGFGLLTSTDDVLEGTMAFAEDREPEFEGE
- a CDS encoding phosphotransferase family protein; protein product: MSENYYERLVDEDALAAYLEKHLGEADDYDVERHQEGHSNETLFVTWGDRELVIRRPPPGETADTAHDVIREYSVMNAVADTDVPVPTPVLACEDHDIIGSDFYVMDRLEGDVLREDEPERFAEPEQRERIGEELVDTLAKIHRLDYEEIGLGEFGRPAGYTQRQVDRWSKQLSWAFEVTEDEREVPVLYEVGDWLRDNVPEDHPHTLVHGDYKLDNVMFAPGGGRNASPNGRAGDAREQLPELIAVFDWEMSTLGDPRADLGWMLSYWRDAKDPEPSIPELTTRFMERKGYSSRPELVSRWEDLTGLEFEHERFYRTLAVYKLAGLGEMFFRRYLEGNSDNPMYPKMEERVPALADRAKRIIDGDEPL